The following are encoded in a window of Dryobates pubescens isolate bDryPub1 chromosome 25, bDryPub1.pri, whole genome shotgun sequence genomic DNA:
- the OGFOD2 gene encoding 2-oxoglutarate and iron-dependent oxygenase domain-containing protein 2 isoform X2, which produces MMVEASLAMIEAEVQRRKQLIHQSVERKAIIAKCYRQKHPEVYILQDSFLAPEFLEIVRYCTSPDAHLHGLLRYIKSFSDKRIYRLPVFTQEFCQAFVDELENFEQSDMPKGRPNTMNNYGVLLNELGMDEAFITPLREQYLQPITALLYPDLGGACLDSHKAFVVKYSLHEDLDLSSHYDNAEVTLNVSLGKDFTEGNLYFGDFSQDPTPVPKYVEIEHVGAQGLLHRGGQIHGALPIASGERWNLIIWMRSSPIRSQLCPMCNRKPELVQAEGFGDGFTESLEDDAPETVNLCTLW; this is translated from the exons atgatGGTGGAGGCCTCCTTGGCCATG ATTGAGGCAGAAGTGCAGCGAAGAAAACAGTTAATTCATCAGTCAGTGGAACGCAAAGCCATCATCGCAAAGTGCTATAGGCAGAAGCACCCAGAAGTGTACATTCTGCAG GATTCATTCCTGGCCCCAGAGTTTCTGGAAATTGTGAGGTACTGCACATCACCAGATGCTCATCTCCATGGCCTCCTGCGCTACATCAAGTCCTTCTCAG ATAAGAGGATCTATCGACTCCCAGTGTTCACACAGGAATTCTGCCAAGCCTTTGTGGATGAGCTGGAGAACTTTGAGCAGTCTGATATGCCCAAAGGCAGGCCTAACACCATGAATAACTATGGG GTTTTGTTAAATGAGCTTGGGATGGATGAAGCTTTCATCACACCCCTCCGTGAGCAATACCTGCAGCCCATAACAGCTCTGCTTTACCCTGACTTGGGAGGTGCTTGTCTGGACAGCCACAAAGCGTTTGTGGTCAAGTACTCACTACATGAAGATCTGGATTTGAGCTCTCACTATGACAATGCAGAAGTCACCTTAAATGTTTCACTGGGAAAAGACTTCACAGAAGGCAACTTGTACTTTGGGGATTTCAGTCAG GATCCTACTCCTGTGCCAAAGTACGTGGAGATTGAACATGTGGGAGCCCAGGGGCTGTTACACCGAGGAGGGCAGATCCATGGGGCACTTCCTATTGCCTCTGGAGAACGCTGGAACCTCATTATTTGGATGAGATCCTCACCCATccgcagccagctctgccccatgTGTAACAGGAAACCTGAGCTGGTGCAAGCAGAGGGCTTTGGAGATGGGTTCACAGAAAGCCTAGAAGATGATGCCCCTGAGACTGTGAATCTCTGTACCTTATGGTAG
- the OGFOD2 gene encoding 2-oxoglutarate and iron-dependent oxygenase domain-containing protein 2 isoform X1, protein MTDASSLALARPEAALRAARRSHLVMDPAPGVTPAPAGNMSAGRPFLACACFFSDNIFVGRYGLHVRYQDEGQLRRDHGQVLRERGCRSEEDFSAVLREIEAEVQRRKQLIHQSVERKAIIAKCYRQKHPEVYILQDSFLAPEFLEIVRYCTSPDAHLHGLLRYIKSFSDKRIYRLPVFTQEFCQAFVDELENFEQSDMPKGRPNTMNNYGVLLNELGMDEAFITPLREQYLQPITALLYPDLGGACLDSHKAFVVKYSLHEDLDLSSHYDNAEVTLNVSLGKDFTEGNLYFGDFSQDPTPVPKYVEIEHVGAQGLLHRGGQIHGALPIASGERWNLIIWMRSSPIRSQLCPMCNRKPELVQAEGFGDGFTESLEDDAPETVNLCTLW, encoded by the exons ATGACCGACGCTTCCTCTCTCGCACTGGCCCGGCCGGAAGCGGCGCTCCGTGCTGCGCGGCGGAGCCATTTGGTGATGGACCCCGCGCCCGGCGTCACCCCTGCGCCGGCGGGAAACATGTCCGCGGGCCGCCCGTTCCTGGCCTGCGCCTGCTTCTTCTCGGATAACATCTTCGTGGGACGCTACGGGCTGCACGTCCGATACCAGGACGAGGGGCAGCTCCGCCGCGATCACGGACAG GTGCTGCGGGAGAGGGGCTGCCGGAGCGAGGAGGACTTCAGCGCCGTGCTGCGGGAG ATTGAGGCAGAAGTGCAGCGAAGAAAACAGTTAATTCATCAGTCAGTGGAACGCAAAGCCATCATCGCAAAGTGCTATAGGCAGAAGCACCCAGAAGTGTACATTCTGCAG GATTCATTCCTGGCCCCAGAGTTTCTGGAAATTGTGAGGTACTGCACATCACCAGATGCTCATCTCCATGGCCTCCTGCGCTACATCAAGTCCTTCTCAG ATAAGAGGATCTATCGACTCCCAGTGTTCACACAGGAATTCTGCCAAGCCTTTGTGGATGAGCTGGAGAACTTTGAGCAGTCTGATATGCCCAAAGGCAGGCCTAACACCATGAATAACTATGGG GTTTTGTTAAATGAGCTTGGGATGGATGAAGCTTTCATCACACCCCTCCGTGAGCAATACCTGCAGCCCATAACAGCTCTGCTTTACCCTGACTTGGGAGGTGCTTGTCTGGACAGCCACAAAGCGTTTGTGGTCAAGTACTCACTACATGAAGATCTGGATTTGAGCTCTCACTATGACAATGCAGAAGTCACCTTAAATGTTTCACTGGGAAAAGACTTCACAGAAGGCAACTTGTACTTTGGGGATTTCAGTCAG GATCCTACTCCTGTGCCAAAGTACGTGGAGATTGAACATGTGGGAGCCCAGGGGCTGTTACACCGAGGAGGGCAGATCCATGGGGCACTTCCTATTGCCTCTGGAGAACGCTGGAACCTCATTATTTGGATGAGATCCTCACCCATccgcagccagctctgccccatgTGTAACAGGAAACCTGAGCTGGTGCAAGCAGAGGGCTTTGGAGATGGGTTCACAGAAAGCCTAGAAGATGATGCCCCTGAGACTGTGAATCTCTGTACCTTATGGTAG
- the ARL6IP4 gene encoding ADP-ribosylation factor-like protein 6-interacting protein 4 isoform X1 gives MAHSQSRKRSRSRSKSNSRSRQERKEKKRRKSSKDSHRGNSSPPRKRTSECHKHKSSSAAARGEKKKERKDKKKRKASTSSSETAPSSTSSSSSSSSSSSSDDSSDSDSKTKKSRHGKKKRVKQKDKKKKKKRIKKKAKKKVKEGAKEKAKGEPVPGPSLEQWQKESMVDTGPVLTDEQKSRIQAMKPMTKEEWDARQSVIRRVVDPETGRTRLIKGDGEVLEEIVSKERHKEINKQATRGDGLAFQVRTGMLQ, from the exons ATGGCCCACAGCCAGTCTCGGAAGCGGTCACGGAGCAGGAGCAAAAGCAATTCTCGGAGCagacaggaaaggaaggagaagaaaaggaggaaaagcagcaaggacTCACACCGGGGCAACAGCTCTCCTCCACGGAAGCGGACCTCTGAGTGTCACAAACACAAGtcaagctcagcagcagctaggGGAG aaaagaagaaggaaagaaaggacaaaaagaagaggaaggcaaGTACTTCTTCCTCTGAGACAGCACCTTCATCCACTAgctcctcatcttcctcttcctccagctcctcttctgatgattccagtgacagtgactccaaaaCAAAGAAGAGTCGACATGGCAAAAAAAAGCGAGTGaaacagaaagacaaaaagaagaagaaaaagagaataaagaagaaagcaaaaaagaagGTAAAGGAGGGAGCTAAGGAGAAAGCCAAGGGAGAACCAGTACCTGGTCCGTCGCTGGAGCAGTGGCAGAAGGAATCCATGGTGGATACTGGACCAG TTTTGACAGATGAACAAAAATCCCGAATCCAGGCCATGAAGCCAATGACAAAGGAAGAATGGGATGCAAGGCAGAGCGTCATACGGAGAGTTGTGGATCCTGAGACAGGGAGAACCAG GCTTATTAAGGGAGATGGAGAAGTATTAGAAGAGATCGTCAGCAAGGAGAGACACAAGGAGATTAACAAG caagccACCCGGGGGGATGGGCTGGCCTTCCAGGTGAGGACAGGGATGCTGCAGTGA
- the ARL6IP4 gene encoding ADP-ribosylation factor-like protein 6-interacting protein 4 isoform X2, whose translation MAHSQSRKRSRSRSKSNSRSRQERKEKKRRKSSKDSHRGNSSPPRKRTSECHKHKSSSAAARGEKKKERKDKKKRKASTSSSETAPSSTSSSSSSSSSSSSDDSSDSDSKTKKSRHGKKKRVKQKDKKKKKKRIKKKAKKKVKEGAKEKAKGEPVPGPSLEQWQKESMVDTGPDEQKSRIQAMKPMTKEEWDARQSVIRRVVDPETGRTRLIKGDGEVLEEIVSKERHKEINKQATRGDGLAFQVRTGMLQ comes from the exons ATGGCCCACAGCCAGTCTCGGAAGCGGTCACGGAGCAGGAGCAAAAGCAATTCTCGGAGCagacaggaaaggaaggagaagaaaaggaggaaaagcagcaaggacTCACACCGGGGCAACAGCTCTCCTCCACGGAAGCGGACCTCTGAGTGTCACAAACACAAGtcaagctcagcagcagctaggGGAG aaaagaagaaggaaagaaaggacaaaaagaagaggaaggcaaGTACTTCTTCCTCTGAGACAGCACCTTCATCCACTAgctcctcatcttcctcttcctccagctcctcttctgatgattccagtgacagtgactccaaaaCAAAGAAGAGTCGACATGGCAAAAAAAAGCGAGTGaaacagaaagacaaaaagaagaagaaaaagagaataaagaagaaagcaaaaaagaagGTAAAGGAGGGAGCTAAGGAGAAAGCCAAGGGAGAACCAGTACCTGGTCCGTCGCTGGAGCAGTGGCAGAAGGAATCCATGGTGGATACTGGACCAG ATGAACAAAAATCCCGAATCCAGGCCATGAAGCCAATGACAAAGGAAGAATGGGATGCAAGGCAGAGCGTCATACGGAGAGTTGTGGATCCTGAGACAGGGAGAACCAG GCTTATTAAGGGAGATGGAGAAGTATTAGAAGAGATCGTCAGCAAGGAGAGACACAAGGAGATTAACAAG caagccACCCGGGGGGATGGGCTGGCCTTCCAGGTGAGGACAGGGATGCTGCAGTGA